A section of the Streptomyces sp. Je 1-369 genome encodes:
- the cobT gene encoding nicotinate-nucleotide--dimethylbenzimidazole phosphoribosyltransferase produces the protein MTDTGQVPGEGLPEGAGNDVPSGPVQGMGAQQPGVPAPGAYPYADPAAVPVAAPAAAPADEDDLLLMPGAQGAWGEGLAAQGGYAGQPAHAAHQPGPHETSGRDSGSVDLNGVRLPGSMPAPSHPGPARRPLHHGPSGPAVPDGSGSPVRSLADRGPAPTRHAGPPTGPEYLDIPRDDAGLPLPGPQLGEIPPQGGTPWGSPQEQTAPEAYAAPAETVVPQVPQATEGAEGAVATEVPVGTGAPDVAGDASVASAPQTTEAPQAQDSVPFALPTEAPEAPVASQAPVAAPVDAPAFPHAADAGAGQADPVAQQGADLGQVPSEEQQFSVAEQPVFAQAVPAGVGQPAFAVASAQPWDGAQLPHAPEAVQPGFAPEARHAAPGPHHPEGQPAQGPAAPVDAPLPGGLDGAQDPAPIGRFVPVDGTVPTTPHLAPTPPHPLVVPQEAPAVQPVPEAEGAEATEGAPSEAAPAPTAETVTAEAPAASASASASAPAPEAVATEAPVAEPATPAEAPEVSVAPEAPANPDVTPEAAQQPAATVTVPAPRDGAQPTAQPDAVPDEAAPEAALGATPEVTETPQVPPVSGVPRIVSSAAAPTEFPAAPETADPADELDEADEVISFEPIEANEVTEVAEAPEMAEAPEAAVPAAAVPAPAPAPLPDPEDATGHEGPEALAPVAAVAAPEAADDPDADAPEILMVAPAEAVGAPAPEARAEGDAEAGTAAEAQHAPDLAEPVASPGTAAPGYADAEREAVLRVMRERRDIRNGFRNDAIPHEVLLRVLEAAHTAPSVGHSQPWDFVVIKSAETRRSMHELATRQRDAYAKSLPKGRAKQFKELKIEAILDTPVNIVVTADPTRGGRHTLGRHTQPQMAPYSSALAVENLWLAARAEGLGVGWVSFFDEREMVRALGLPEHLEVVAYLCVGYVDEFPDEPELMQAGWSKRRPLSWVVHEETYGRRALPGEDPHDLLAETVANIRPLDAKALGEAWERQKRMTKPPGALGMLEIISAQLSGLSRMCPPPIPEPAAVAIFAGDHGVHAQGVTAWPQEVTAQMVANFLGGGAVCNAFANQVGAEVCVIDVGVASELPATPGLLPRKVRAGTADMTTGPALTREEVKAAIEVGIETARDLVAAGNKALLTGEMGIANTTASAALISVYTDTDPAEVTGRGTGINDEMHTRKVEVVRRALDLHQPDPADPVGVLAAIGGLEHAAMVGLLLGGASLRTPVILDGVSAGAAALVARAIAPEVLAACIAGHRSAEPGHVAALNKLGLRPLVDLDLRLGEGTGALLALPVVQSAARAMHEVATFDSAGVTEK, from the coding sequence ATGACCGACACCGGCCAGGTCCCGGGTGAGGGACTGCCGGAGGGCGCAGGCAATGATGTGCCGTCCGGGCCCGTGCAGGGCATGGGGGCGCAGCAGCCGGGCGTTCCCGCTCCGGGTGCGTATCCCTATGCCGACCCCGCCGCCGTTCCTGTCGCAGCACCTGCCGCAGCTCCCGCCGACGAGGACGACCTGCTGCTGATGCCGGGCGCCCAGGGCGCGTGGGGCGAGGGTCTCGCGGCGCAGGGCGGATACGCGGGCCAGCCGGCGCACGCCGCCCACCAGCCGGGACCGCACGAGACGTCCGGCAGGGACAGCGGTTCGGTCGACCTCAACGGCGTCCGGCTGCCCGGCTCCATGCCCGCACCGTCCCACCCGGGCCCCGCCCGTCGTCCGCTGCACCACGGCCCGTCGGGCCCGGCCGTGCCGGATGGCTCCGGGAGCCCGGTGCGCTCGCTCGCGGACCGCGGGCCCGCGCCGACCCGTCACGCGGGTCCGCCGACCGGACCCGAGTACCTCGACATCCCCCGCGACGACGCGGGGCTGCCGCTGCCGGGCCCGCAGCTCGGTGAGATCCCGCCGCAGGGCGGGACGCCGTGGGGGTCCCCGCAGGAGCAGACCGCGCCGGAGGCGTACGCCGCACCAGCAGAAACGGTCGTCCCGCAGGTCCCGCAGGCCACGGAGGGCGCGGAGGGCGCGGTCGCCACGGAGGTCCCCGTCGGCACAGGGGCCCCTGACGTCGCGGGTGACGCATCCGTCGCATCGGCCCCACAGACCACAGAAGCGCCGCAGGCGCAGGACTCCGTGCCCTTCGCGCTTCCCACTGAGGCGCCCGAGGCGCCCGTAGCGTCCCAGGCGCCCGTGGCCGCCCCCGTGGACGCCCCCGCCTTCCCGCACGCCGCGGACGCCGGAGCCGGTCAGGCCGACCCGGTGGCGCAGCAGGGTGCCGATCTCGGCCAGGTCCCCTCGGAGGAGCAGCAGTTCTCCGTGGCGGAGCAGCCCGTGTTCGCGCAGGCCGTGCCCGCCGGTGTCGGGCAGCCCGCGTTCGCCGTCGCCTCCGCCCAGCCGTGGGACGGCGCGCAGCTTCCGCACGCCCCCGAGGCCGTACAGCCCGGCTTCGCCCCGGAGGCACGGCACGCCGCGCCGGGCCCGCACCACCCCGAGGGGCAGCCCGCGCAGGGCCCTGCCGCACCCGTGGACGCCCCGCTTCCCGGCGGCCTCGACGGCGCCCAAGACCCCGCGCCCATCGGCCGGTTCGTGCCGGTGGACGGCACGGTCCCGACCACGCCCCACCTGGCCCCGACACCGCCGCACCCGCTGGTCGTCCCCCAGGAGGCCCCGGCCGTGCAGCCCGTCCCCGAGGCCGAGGGCGCGGAGGCCACGGAGGGCGCGCCCTCCGAGGCGGCACCCGCCCCGACCGCGGAGACCGTGACAGCGGAAGCTCCGGCGGCATCGGCATCGGCATCGGCATCGGCTCCGGCCCCGGAAGCCGTGGCAACCGAAGCCCCGGTCGCCGAGCCCGCCACCCCGGCGGAGGCCCCCGAAGTCTCTGTAGCCCCCGAAGCGCCCGCGAACCCCGACGTGACCCCGGAGGCGGCCCAGCAGCCCGCCGCCACCGTCACCGTCCCCGCCCCGCGCGACGGCGCTCAGCCCACGGCACAGCCCGACGCCGTGCCGGACGAGGCGGCGCCCGAAGCGGCGCTCGGCGCGACGCCCGAGGTCACGGAGACCCCCCAGGTCCCGCCCGTCTCCGGTGTGCCCCGTATTGTCTCCTCTGCGGCGGCTCCGACCGAGTTCCCGGCCGCCCCCGAGACGGCCGACCCGGCCGACGAGTTGGACGAGGCCGACGAAGTCATCTCGTTCGAACCGATCGAAGCGAACGAAGTGACCGAAGTGGCCGAAGCACCTGAGATGGCCGAAGCGCCTGAAGCAGCCGTACCGGCTGCCGCAGTACCCGCGCCCGCGCCCGCCCCCCTGCCCGACCCCGAGGACGCCACGGGCCATGAGGGCCCCGAGGCCCTCGCCCCCGTCGCCGCGGTGGCAGCCCCCGAGGCAGCTGACGATCCGGACGCCGACGCCCCGGAGATCCTGATGGTCGCGCCCGCCGAGGCCGTGGGCGCCCCGGCACCCGAGGCACGCGCCGAGGGCGACGCCGAAGCCGGGACGGCCGCCGAAGCGCAGCACGCCCCGGACCTCGCCGAGCCCGTCGCGTCCCCCGGCACCGCCGCTCCCGGCTACGCCGACGCCGAGCGTGAGGCCGTCCTGCGCGTCATGCGCGAGCGCCGCGACATCCGCAACGGCTTCCGCAACGACGCCATCCCGCACGAGGTGCTGCTCCGCGTCCTGGAGGCCGCGCACACCGCCCCGTCGGTCGGCCACTCCCAGCCCTGGGACTTCGTCGTCATCAAGTCCGCCGAGACCCGGCGCTCGATGCACGAACTGGCCACGCGCCAGCGCGACGCGTACGCCAAGTCCCTCCCCAAGGGCCGCGCGAAGCAGTTCAAGGAACTGAAGATCGAGGCCATCCTCGACACCCCGGTGAACATCGTCGTCACCGCCGACCCCACCCGTGGCGGCCGCCACACCCTCGGCCGGCACACCCAGCCGCAGATGGCCCCCTATTCCTCGGCGCTCGCCGTCGAGAACCTCTGGCTCGCCGCACGCGCCGAGGGCCTCGGCGTCGGCTGGGTCAGCTTCTTCGACGAGCGCGAGATGGTCCGCGCCCTCGGCCTGCCCGAGCACCTCGAAGTCGTCGCCTACCTCTGCGTGGGCTACGTCGACGAGTTCCCGGACGAGCCCGAGCTGATGCAGGCCGGCTGGTCCAAGCGCCGCCCGCTCTCCTGGGTCGTCCACGAGGAGACGTACGGCCGTCGTGCCCTGCCCGGCGAGGACCCGCACGACCTGCTCGCCGAGACCGTCGCCAACATCCGCCCGCTGGACGCCAAGGCGCTCGGCGAGGCGTGGGAACGGCAGAAGCGGATGACGAAGCCGCCGGGCGCCCTCGGCATGCTGGAGATCATCTCCGCCCAGCTCTCCGGCCTCTCCCGGATGTGCCCGCCGCCCATCCCGGAGCCCGCGGCCGTCGCGATCTTCGCGGGCGACCACGGCGTGCACGCCCAGGGCGTCACCGCCTGGCCCCAGGAGGTGACCGCGCAGATGGTCGCCAACTTCCTCGGCGGCGGCGCGGTCTGCAACGCCTTCGCCAACCAGGTGGGCGCCGAGGTCTGCGTCATCGACGTCGGCGTGGCGAGCGAACTGCCCGCCACCCCCGGCCTGCTGCCCCGCAAGGTCCGCGCGGGCACGGCCGACATGACGACCGGACCCGCCCTGACCCGGGAAGAGGTCAAGGCGGCCATCGAGGTCGGCATCGAGACGGCCCGCGACCTCGTGGCGGCGGGCAACAAGGCGCTGCTGACGGGTGAGATGGGCATCGCGAACACCACCGCGTCCGCAGCCCTCATCTCGGTCTACACGGACACGGACCCCGCCGAGGTCACCGGGCGCGGTACAGGCATCAACGACGAGATGCACACCCGCAAGGTCGAGGTCGTACGCCGCGCCCTGGACCTGCACCAGCCCGACCCCGCGGACCCGGTCGGCGTCCTCGCGGCCATCGGCGGCCTGGAGCACGCTGCGATGGTGGGCCTCCTCCTCGGCGGCGCGTCCCTGCGTACGCCGGTGATCCTGGACGGCGTCAGCGCCGGCGCCGCCGCCCTGGTGGCCCGCGCCATCGCCCCCGAGGTCCTCGCGGCCTGCATCGCGGGACACCGCAGCGCGGAGCCCGGCCACGTGGCGGCCCTCAACAAGCTGGGCCTGCGCCCCCTGGTCGACCTGGACCTCCGCCTCGGCGAGGGAACGGGCGCGCTCCTGGCCCTGCCGGTCGTCCAGAGCGCGGCCCGCGCCATGCACGAGGTGGCCACCTTCGACTCGGCGGGCGTCACCGAGAAGTAG
- the cbiE gene encoding precorrin-6y C5,15-methyltransferase (decarboxylating) subunit CbiE, producing MADRVTVIGWDGTPLTAAARSALSAATLVAGAAHHLALDEVPARAERIRLGSVGLAARRIAAHRGTAVVLADGDPGFFGVVRTLRAPEFGLEVEVVPAVSSVAQAFARAGMPWDDAEVVVAHRRTLRRAVNVCRAHPKVAVLTSPGAGPAELGLLLQDVHRTFVICEELGTEREQVSVVTSEKAADHSWRDPNVVIVIGGAAAAADTGWIMGREPGAGPRGWALPAAEYGGDIWLGEGESDRLRAAQLARLGPRVGDLVWDIGCGSGAFTAEAARFGAAVIAVDSDPDALGRTTAAVRRFGVQAQTVHGIAPHVLEDLPEPDVVRVGGGGAAVVSAVADRRPERIVTHAATRDAAELIGRDLSEHGYAVECALLQSVELDTRAWREEKRTVVFLLSGRLPDRSP from the coding sequence ATGGCCGACCGGGTCACGGTGATCGGCTGGGACGGCACGCCGCTGACCGCCGCGGCACGCTCCGCGCTGAGCGCCGCGACGCTCGTGGCGGGCGCCGCCCACCACCTGGCACTCGACGAGGTCCCCGCCCGCGCCGAAAGGATCCGCCTCGGCAGCGTGGGCCTCGCCGCCCGCCGCATCGCCGCCCACCGCGGCACCGCCGTCGTACTCGCCGACGGCGACCCCGGCTTCTTCGGCGTCGTACGCACCCTGCGCGCCCCCGAATTCGGCCTGGAGGTCGAAGTGGTGCCCGCCGTCTCCTCCGTCGCCCAGGCCTTCGCCCGCGCGGGCATGCCGTGGGACGACGCCGAGGTCGTGGTCGCCCACCGCCGCACCCTGCGCCGCGCCGTGAACGTCTGCCGCGCCCACCCCAAGGTCGCCGTCCTCACCTCGCCCGGCGCGGGCCCCGCCGAACTCGGCCTGCTGCTCCAGGACGTCCACCGCACCTTCGTGATCTGCGAGGAGCTCGGCACCGAACGCGAGCAGGTCTCCGTCGTCACCTCCGAGAAGGCCGCCGACCACAGCTGGCGCGACCCGAACGTCGTCATCGTCATCGGCGGCGCCGCCGCGGCCGCCGACACCGGCTGGATCATGGGTCGCGAACCGGGCGCCGGCCCGCGCGGCTGGGCGCTGCCCGCCGCGGAGTACGGCGGCGACATCTGGCTCGGCGAGGGCGAGAGCGACCGGCTGCGGGCCGCGCAACTCGCGCGCCTGGGGCCCCGCGTGGGCGACCTGGTCTGGGACATCGGCTGCGGCAGCGGCGCCTTCACCGCGGAGGCCGCCCGCTTCGGTGCCGCGGTGATCGCCGTCGACAGCGACCCCGACGCCCTCGGCCGCACGACCGCCGCCGTCCGCCGCTTCGGCGTCCAGGCGCAGACCGTGCACGGCATCGCCCCGCACGTCCTCGAGGACCTGCCCGAACCCGATGTCGTACGCGTCGGGGGCGGGGGAGCCGCGGTGGTCTCCGCGGTCGCCGACCGCCGCCCGGAGCGCATCGTGACGCACGCCGCGACACGCGACGCCGCCGAACTCATCGGCAGGGACCTCAGCGAGCACGGATACGCCGTCGAGTGCGCCCTCCTGCAATCCGTGGAGCTCGACACACGGGCGTGGCGCGAGGAGAAGCGGACCGTGGTGTTCCTGCTCTCCGGGCGGTTGCCCGACCGTTCCCCGTGA
- a CDS encoding GNAT family N-acetyltransferase, with the protein MERRMTTASSGTAGTSGFPEISISTERLVLRPLEEADVPAYAEMMNDELVTAWTSVPQPYTEAVARDWIARRAPAERSEGRGIVLAVTEFLTQRLVGIIQLRGTDWRVRSTELSYVVAPWARGEGYASEAALATAQWLFHDQKFERIELRTAADNTAAQQVAQKIGCISEGVLRGAWIARTRNGGDPFGGWLELRTDLIVWSLLPEDLEGVSESLADSGFSAYSDWN; encoded by the coding sequence ATGGAGCGGCGCATGACTACAGCCTCCTCGGGCACAGCGGGCACATCGGGGTTCCCCGAAATCTCCATCAGCACGGAGCGGTTGGTGCTGCGCCCTCTCGAAGAGGCGGACGTCCCCGCGTACGCGGAGATGATGAACGACGAACTCGTCACGGCCTGGACCTCCGTGCCCCAGCCCTACACCGAGGCCGTCGCGCGCGACTGGATCGCACGCCGCGCCCCCGCCGAACGCTCCGAGGGCCGCGGCATCGTCCTCGCCGTCACCGAGTTCCTCACCCAGCGGCTTGTCGGCATCATCCAACTCCGGGGCACCGACTGGCGGGTGCGCTCCACCGAACTGAGCTACGTCGTCGCCCCCTGGGCCCGCGGCGAGGGGTACGCGTCCGAGGCCGCGCTCGCCACCGCCCAGTGGCTGTTCCACGACCAGAAGTTCGAACGCATCGAGCTGCGCACCGCCGCCGACAACACCGCCGCCCAGCAGGTCGCACAGAAGATCGGCTGCATCAGCGAGGGCGTCCTGCGCGGCGCCTGGATAGCACGCACGAGAAACGGCGGCGACCCGTTCGGCGGCTGGCTCGAGCTGCGCACCGACCTCATCGTGTGGAGCCTGCTCCCCGAGGACCTCGAAGGCGTCTCCGAGAGCCTCGCCGACAGCGGATTCTCCGCCTACTCCGACTGGAACTGA
- a CDS encoding MetQ/NlpA family ABC transporter substrate-binding protein, which translates to MRTSAIAAAAGTLALALGLTACGADDRSDSTLVVGATPTPAGEVLTYIQQNLAKKEGLDLRITEFTDYVTPNTALQEGSLDANLYQHTPYLEDFNKSKKTDLVPVTEVYLPPMGVYSHKIKDIAKLPAGATVGVPNDTTNEGRALQLLASKGLIGLKKGVGGTATPQDITSNPKKLTVKALEPAQLPRSLDDLDAAVINNNYALDADLSPKEDAILLESSKGNPYNNVLAVQKGDKDDPRVRKLAKLLRSPEVKKFIEDKYKGSVLPVEAA; encoded by the coding sequence GTGCGTACGTCCGCCATCGCCGCCGCGGCGGGGACCCTGGCCCTCGCGCTCGGCCTCACCGCGTGCGGCGCGGACGACCGGAGCGACAGCACGCTCGTGGTCGGCGCCACGCCGACCCCGGCCGGCGAGGTCCTCACGTACATCCAGCAGAACCTGGCGAAGAAGGAAGGACTCGACCTCAGGATCACGGAGTTCACGGACTACGTCACGCCGAACACCGCGCTCCAAGAGGGGTCCCTCGACGCCAACCTGTACCAGCACACCCCGTACCTCGAGGACTTCAACAAGTCCAAGAAGACGGACCTCGTGCCGGTCACCGAGGTGTACCTGCCCCCCATGGGCGTGTACTCGCACAAGATCAAGGACATCGCGAAGCTCCCCGCGGGAGCGACCGTCGGCGTCCCGAACGACACGACCAACGAGGGACGGGCGCTCCAGCTGCTCGCCTCCAAGGGCCTCATCGGGCTCAAGAAGGGCGTCGGCGGCACCGCGACGCCCCAGGACATCACGTCCAACCCGAAGAAGCTCACCGTCAAGGCGCTCGAACCGGCGCAGCTGCCGCGCTCGCTCGACGACCTCGACGCGGCGGTCATCAACAACAACTACGCGCTCGACGCCGACCTCAGCCCCAAGGAGGACGCCATCCTCCTGGAGTCGTCGAAGGGCAATCCCTACAACAACGTCCTCGCCGTCCAGAAGGGCGACAAGGACGACCCGCGGGTGCGCAAGCTGGCGAAACTGCTCCGCTCACCCGAGGTGAAGAAGTTCATCGAGGACAAGTACAAGGGATCCGTCCTGCCCGTCGAGGCGGCCTGA